A portion of the Bacillus sp. es.034 genome contains these proteins:
- a CDS encoding alpha/beta-type small acid-soluble spore protein — MQQQQSRSNSSNQLVAPGAQQAIDQMKYEIASEFGVQLGPDATARANGSVGGEITKRLVQMAEQQIGGGYQK; from the coding sequence ATGCAACAGCAGCAATCTCGCAGCAATTCATCTAACCAACTAGTAGCTCCAGGAGCTCAACAAGCAATCGACCAAATGAAGTACGAAATCGCTTCTGAATTTGGCGTACAATTAGGACCTGATGCAACAGCTCGTGCTAACGGTTCTGTAGGTGGAGAAATCACAAAACGCCTGGTTCAAATGGCTGAACAACAAATCGGTGGCGGGTACCAAAAATAA